From one Pseudomonas sp. S35 genomic stretch:
- a CDS encoding formimidoylglutamate deiminase: MSAFFAERALLPNGWANDVRLEVSADGLLTQVTANASAEGAERLKGPVLAGMPNLHSHAFQRAMAGLAEVAGNPNDSFWTWRELMYRMVGKISPEQLQVIARQLYIEMLKAGYTSVAEFHYVHHDVSGLPYADPTQLSRQISLAAASSGIGLTLLPVLYTHSGFGGQAPNEGQRRFINSTEHYLKLQADLKPILAAQPAQQLGLCFHSLRAVTPQQINQVLAASDKACPVHIHIAEQQKEVDDCLAWSGKRPLQWLYDNVDVDERWCLVHATHADPDEVTRMAKSRAIAGLCLTTEANLGDGIFPAVDFLAQGGRMGIGSDSHVSLSVVEELRWLEYGQRLRDQRRNRLYRSDQPMVGRTLFDAALDGGAQALGQPIGRLEAGKRADWIVLDGNDPYLATATEDAILNRWLFAGGDRQVRDVLVNGKWVVRDGRHAGEEDSSRAFTQVLRDLLG, from the coding sequence ATGTCCGCTTTTTTTGCCGAACGCGCACTGCTGCCTAATGGATGGGCCAACGATGTACGTCTTGAAGTCAGCGCCGATGGCCTGCTGACACAGGTGACGGCCAATGCCAGTGCAGAGGGCGCCGAACGGCTCAAAGGCCCGGTTTTGGCGGGTATGCCGAACCTGCACTCCCATGCGTTCCAACGCGCCATGGCCGGTTTGGCCGAAGTGGCCGGCAACCCGAATGACAGTTTCTGGACCTGGCGCGAGCTGATGTACCGCATGGTTGGCAAGATCAGCCCGGAGCAACTACAGGTCATCGCCCGACAGCTGTACATCGAGATGCTCAAGGCTGGTTACACCTCAGTGGCCGAATTCCACTACGTGCATCACGACGTCAGCGGCCTGCCGTATGCAGACCCCACGCAGCTGTCGCGGCAGATCAGCCTTGCGGCGGCCAGCAGCGGAATCGGCCTCACGCTGTTGCCGGTGCTTTACACCCACTCAGGCTTCGGTGGCCAGGCGCCGAATGAAGGCCAGCGGCGGTTTATCAACAGCACCGAGCACTACCTGAAGCTGCAAGCAGACCTTAAACCGATCCTGGCGGCGCAACCGGCGCAGCAACTGGGCCTGTGTTTCCACTCACTGCGCGCCGTGACGCCGCAACAAATCAATCAAGTATTGGCCGCCAGCGACAAAGCCTGCCCGGTCCATATCCACATCGCCGAGCAGCAAAAAGAAGTCGACGACTGCCTGGCCTGGAGCGGCAAGCGGCCGCTGCAATGGCTGTATGACAACGTCGACGTGGATGAACGCTGGTGCCTGGTACACGCCACCCATGCCGATCCCGATGAGGTGACGCGCATGGCCAAGAGCCGGGCGATTGCCGGCTTGTGCCTGACCACCGAAGCCAACCTGGGCGACGGGATTTTCCCAGCCGTCGATTTCCTCGCCCAGGGCGGGCGCATGGGCATCGGTTCCGACAGCCATGTGTCGTTGAGCGTGGTGGAAGAACTGCGCTGGCTGGAATACGGCCAGCGTCTGCGCGATCAACGGCGCAATCGCCTGTATCGCAGTGATCAGCCGATGGTTGGCCGCACGCTGTTCGATGCTGCGCTGGACGGTGGCGCCCAGGCGCTGGGGCAGCCGATTGGTCGGCTGGAAGCGGGCAAGCGTGCGGATTGGATTGTGCTGGACGGTAACGACCCGTACTTGGCGACAGCGACTGAAGACGCGATTCTGAACCGCTGGTTGTTTGCTGGGGGGGATAGGCAGGTGCGCGATGTGCTGGTCAACGGCAAGTGGGTAGTGCGCGATGGGCGGCATGCCGGCGAGGAAGACAGCAGCCGTGCGTTTACGCAGGTCTTAAGGGATCTACTCGGTTAA
- a CDS encoding lipocalin family protein: MMRFVVFLCASLFLAGCASHAGDDLQPKTAGSVNLKRYQGTWYELARLPMYFQRNCAQSEARYTLLPDGDMSVFNRCLTTEWKWEEAKGTATPQVPGKTDKLWVEFNNWFTSLLPGVAKGDYWVLYVSDDYKTAIVGSPSRRYMWILSRTPTVSADTREDLLSRARQQGYDTTRLIYRTSDKQMAKTSQ, translated from the coding sequence ATGATGCGTTTTGTTGTGTTCCTTTGCGCCAGCCTGTTTTTGGCGGGCTGTGCCAGCCATGCTGGCGATGATCTGCAACCCAAGACCGCCGGCAGCGTCAACCTCAAGCGTTACCAGGGCACCTGGTATGAGTTGGCCCGATTGCCGATGTACTTCCAGCGCAACTGCGCGCAGTCCGAAGCCCGCTACACCTTGCTGCCGGATGGCGACATGTCGGTGTTCAACCGCTGCCTGACCACCGAATGGAAGTGGGAAGAAGCCAAGGGCACCGCCACGCCGCAAGTGCCTGGCAAGACTGACAAGCTCTGGGTCGAGTTCAATAACTGGTTCACGTCACTGCTACCGGGCGTCGCCAAGGGCGATTACTGGGTGCTGTACGTCAGCGATGACTACAAGACCGCCATCGTCGGCAGCCCGAGCCGGCGCTATATGTGGATCCTGTCGCGCACGCCGACGGTCAGCGCTGACACCCGCGAAGACCTGCTGAGCAGGGCGCGACAGCAGGGGTATGACACCACGCGGTTGATCTACCGCACGTCGGACAAGCAGATGGCCAAGACTTCGCAGTAA